One window from the genome of Vibrio vulnificus NBRC 15645 = ATCC 27562 encodes:
- the gspC gene encoding type II secretion system protein GspC, which translates to MIANNGMIQSRASALLAGVLVALTGWTLGQVVWLTQESNTQIVAWRPAPQQNAQGKQGERLNLADLQAINLFGVYNENKPKPVVSQPVVQDAPKTRLNLVLVGAVASSNPQTSLAVIANRGQQATYGVGEEIEGTRAKLKAVLVDRVIIDNEGRDETLMLEGVEYKKLSESAPRVIPSSTIAKNNPPDTDEQLAQIREEITADPQKIFQYVRLSQVKQEDKVIGYRVSPGKSPQLFEAVGLQDGDIAVQLNGNDLTDPAAMGKIFNAVSELTELNLTVERDGQQHDIYIQF; encoded by the coding sequence ATGATTGCCAACAACGGCATGATTCAGAGTCGAGCGAGTGCTTTATTAGCTGGCGTGCTGGTGGCTTTGACAGGCTGGACTTTAGGACAAGTCGTCTGGCTAACACAAGAGAGCAATACGCAGATCGTCGCTTGGCGACCTGCACCGCAGCAAAACGCACAAGGTAAGCAAGGTGAGCGATTAAACCTTGCTGATCTGCAAGCCATCAACTTGTTTGGGGTTTACAACGAGAATAAACCTAAGCCTGTTGTCAGCCAACCGGTGGTGCAAGACGCGCCTAAAACGCGGCTAAATTTGGTGTTAGTTGGGGCGGTGGCGAGCAGCAATCCTCAAACCAGCTTGGCCGTTATCGCCAACCGTGGTCAGCAAGCAACCTACGGGGTTGGGGAAGAAATCGAAGGCACTCGCGCTAAGTTAAAAGCGGTTCTGGTCGATCGTGTGATCATCGATAATGAAGGGCGTGACGAGACCCTGATGCTTGAAGGCGTGGAATACAAGAAATTGTCTGAATCTGCTCCGCGTGTCATTCCGTCATCGACGATCGCTAAGAATAACCCGCCAGATACGGATGAACAGCTAGCGCAAATTCGAGAAGAAATTACCGCCGATCCGCAGAAGATTTTCCAATACGTGCGTTTGTCTCAAGTGAAGCAAGAAGACAAAGTGATTGGTTATCGCGTGAGTCCGGGAAAAAGCCCACAACTGTTTGAAGCCGTTGGGTTACAAGATGGGGATATTGCCGTGCAGTTAAATGGCAACGATCTCACCGACCCAGCCGCCATGGGCAAAATTTTTAATGCTGTTTCAGAGCTCACCGAGTTGAACCT
- the hslR gene encoding ribosome-associated heat shock protein Hsp15 produces MSSPNEAVRLDKWLWAARFYKTRSIARDMVDGGKVHYNGQRAKPSKIVEVGAVLKLRQGNEEKTVVIEKLSTQRRGAPEAQTLYSETQESQAKREAQAMQRKLNAHNPSPDRRPDKKQRRDIIKFKHQ; encoded by the coding sequence ATGAGTTCCCCAAATGAAGCCGTTAGGCTCGATAAATGGCTGTGGGCTGCAAGATTTTACAAAACCCGTTCAATCGCTCGCGATATGGTCGATGGCGGTAAAGTCCACTATAATGGCCAACGTGCAAAGCCCAGTAAGATTGTCGAAGTAGGCGCGGTATTGAAACTTCGCCAAGGCAATGAAGAAAAAACGGTTGTGATAGAAAAGCTATCCACCCAGCGACGTGGCGCACCAGAAGCACAGACGCTTTATAGCGAAACGCAAGAGAGCCAAGCAAAGCGCGAAGCACAAGCAATGCAACGTAAACTCAACGCGCATAACCCAAGTCCAGACCGCCGCCCAGATAAAAAGCAGCGCCGCGACATTATCAAATTTAAACACCAGTAA
- the hslO gene encoding Hsp33 family molecular chaperone HslO, whose translation MASNVLNRYLFEDLSVRGELVQLDEAYQRIISSKDYPAALQKLLGELLVSTTLLTATLKFEGSITIQLQGDGPVSLAVINGDNEQKIRGVARWEGHIADDATLHDMMGKGYMVITIEPKKGERYQGIVGLEGDNLEQVLEGYFERSEQLKTRIWIRTGEHEGKAHAAGMLIQVVPDGTGSENDFEHLEQLTNTVKNEELFTLPANELLYRLYNQEQVRLFEPQNVEFRCGCSRERSGAAIVTVDKNEIYDILASDGSVSLHCDYCGTTYSFDESDVNKLYEEAASEPKTLH comes from the coding sequence ATGGCAAGCAATGTTTTGAATCGCTACTTATTTGAAGATCTTTCAGTACGTGGCGAGTTGGTACAACTGGATGAAGCGTATCAGCGAATTATTTCTAGCAAGGATTATCCGGCAGCCCTACAAAAACTGCTTGGTGAGCTATTGGTTTCTACCACTCTTCTGACTGCAACTTTAAAGTTTGAAGGCTCTATCACCATTCAGCTACAAGGCGATGGCCCTGTTTCACTGGCCGTGATCAATGGTGACAATGAGCAGAAAATTCGTGGTGTGGCTCGCTGGGAAGGCCATATTGCCGACGACGCAACCCTACACGACATGATGGGCAAAGGTTATATGGTCATCACCATCGAACCGAAAAAAGGCGAGCGTTACCAAGGTATTGTTGGCCTAGAAGGTGACAACCTTGAGCAAGTTCTGGAAGGCTATTTTGAACGCTCTGAGCAGTTGAAAACTCGCATCTGGATCCGCACGGGCGAGCACGAAGGCAAAGCACACGCAGCGGGTATGCTGATTCAAGTAGTGCCTGACGGCACTGGTTCAGAAAATGATTTCGAGCATCTGGAGCAATTGACCAATACGGTAAAAAATGAAGAGCTGTTCACGCTACCAGCAAACGAGCTGCTTTACCGTCTCTACAATCAAGAACAAGTGCGCTTGTTTGAACCGCAAAATGTCGAGTTCCGTTGTGGTTGTTCACGTGAACGCAGTGGCGCGGCGATCGTGACCGTCGACAAAAATGAAATTTATGACATTTTGGCGTCTGATGGATCCGTTTCTTTACATTGTGATTACTGCGGCACGACTTATTCGTTTGATGAATCTGACGTCAACAAGCTGTACGAAGAGGCAGCATCGGAGCCAAAAACGTTGCATTAA
- the pckA gene encoding phosphoenolpyruvate carboxykinase (ATP) has product MTVMEHTKAASIDLTKHGLRNVKEVVRNPSYEILFAEETRADLEGYEKGVVTELGAVAVDTGIFTGRSPKDKYIVKDATTEEHMWWTTDAVKNDNKPITQEVWNDLKQLVTNQLSGKRVFVIDGYCGANPDTRLSIRVITEVAWQAHFVKNMFIRPTEEELASFEPDFVVMNGAKCTNQKWKEHGLNSENFTVFNLTERMQLIGGTWYGGEMKKGMFAMMNYFLPLKGIASMHCSANMGKEGDVAIFFGLSGTGKTTLSTDPKRALIGDDEHGWDDDGVFNFEGGCYAKTIKLSKEAEPDIYNAIRRDALLENVTVRNDGSINFDDGSKTENTRVSYPIHHIENIVKPVSKGGHANKVIFLSADAFGVLPPVSKLTPEQTKYHFLSGFTAKLAGTERGITEPTPTFSACFGAAFLTLHPTKYAEVLVKRMEEAGAEAYLVNTGWNGSGKRISIQDTRGIIDAILDGSIEEAPTKHVPIFNLEVPTSLPGVDPTILDPRDTYVDPLQWESKAQDLAQRFINNFAKYTDNAEGQSLVAAGPQLD; this is encoded by the coding sequence ATGACCGTTATGGAACATACAAAGGCTGCATCAATTGATCTAACCAAGCATGGTCTTCGCAACGTAAAAGAGGTTGTACGCAACCCAAGTTACGAAATACTGTTTGCAGAAGAGACTCGAGCTGATCTCGAAGGCTACGAAAAAGGCGTAGTGACAGAGCTCGGCGCGGTGGCTGTAGACACAGGCATCTTCACTGGCCGCTCACCAAAAGACAAATACATTGTGAAGGATGCCACCACCGAAGAACATATGTGGTGGACCACTGATGCGGTAAAAAACGATAACAAGCCAATCACACAAGAAGTGTGGAATGACCTAAAACAACTGGTCACTAACCAGCTTTCTGGCAAGCGCGTTTTTGTCATTGATGGTTATTGTGGTGCTAACCCTGATACCCGTCTTAGCATTCGAGTCATCACCGAAGTGGCGTGGCAAGCGCATTTCGTTAAGAATATGTTCATTCGTCCGACCGAAGAAGAATTGGCCAGCTTTGAGCCTGATTTCGTGGTGATGAATGGTGCAAAATGCACCAACCAAAAGTGGAAAGAGCACGGTCTGAACTCTGAAAACTTCACGGTGTTTAACCTAACTGAGCGCATGCAGTTGATCGGCGGTACTTGGTACGGCGGTGAGATGAAGAAAGGCATGTTCGCGATGATGAACTACTTCCTGCCTCTTAAAGGCATTGCGTCGATGCACTGTTCTGCCAACATGGGCAAAGAAGGTGATGTGGCGATCTTCTTCGGTCTATCTGGTACTGGTAAAACGACGCTGTCGACCGATCCAAAACGCGCACTGATTGGCGATGACGAGCACGGCTGGGATGACGACGGCGTGTTTAACTTCGAAGGTGGTTGTTACGCGAAAACCATCAAGCTGTCCAAAGAAGCTGAGCCTGATATTTACAATGCCATCCGCCGCGATGCACTGCTAGAAAACGTGACCGTTCGCAATGACGGCTCGATCAACTTTGATGATGGTTCAAAAACCGAAAATACTCGCGTTTCTTACCCAATCCATCATATTGAAAACATCGTTAAGCCCGTATCAAAAGGCGGTCATGCGAACAAAGTGATCTTCCTTTCTGCCGATGCGTTTGGCGTGTTGCCTCCCGTGTCTAAACTGACTCCAGAACAGACGAAGTATCACTTCCTCTCTGGTTTTACTGCGAAGTTGGCTGGTACTGAGCGTGGTATTACTGAACCAACACCCACCTTCTCTGCGTGTTTTGGTGCTGCGTTCCTGACGCTTCACCCAACCAAGTACGCTGAAGTACTGGTAAAACGTATGGAAGAAGCAGGCGCAGAAGCCTACCTCGTCAATACCGGTTGGAATGGCAGTGGCAAACGTATCTCAATCCAAGATACGCGCGGTATTATCGATGCGATCCTTGATGGTTCTATTGAAGAAGCACCAACCAAACACGTGCCTATCTTCAATCTAGAAGTACCAACATCGTTGCCTGGTGTGGATCCAACCATCCTTGACCCACGCGACACCTACGTTGACCCGCTACAGTGGGAAAGCAAAGCGCAAGACCTTGCTCAGCGCTTTATCAACAACTTCGCTAAGTACACCGACAATGCGGAAGGTCAATCACTTGTGGCTGCAGGCCCACAACTCGATTAG
- a CDS encoding AsmA family protein, whose translation MKKALISVALLLIVIALIPISILVSLQTRYASQVFNQLSQFSGLGMQAESVHYQYPDHFSFKNVSFTHNEMSYVEQLEIWLSPELYANGRVQVASVLLDGLSLQTGLSRSPKTFIPSTVQIHQLAISNLDYADNQLSARGIKFQVKQPQWQRSDQFIPFGEIQFSAEQLYWQGEAFNQPLLDIDYKPQDSTLYGLSLSWRGAKVSGQAEQYPQGWSLVNVTVEGLDLSQQQLTSILAKPWERFGSQITHINSLDILRSSLALEDYRLINFELSSENLTLPFSLWQQQQGLISFSAESVQDQHNVWVEPRIKLTLDPNTINVEEASAQWQQGNLLFSGTIKPDAIALDQLMVNNVKWAAEQPGEGAWLWQWLENASYVSVERLNIERSQFIQLIRQPYWQLSGLNIDGEKLRLKQEQQLGLWQGKLRATAANASYQDILSSHPLVEMHSDDGLWQLDRLFAPLKQGYIEAYGQLQLNSLSKPWQATLNADGLPMGLLLSQLPLPFDLNAISSIDVSATGLGGDWAMFSHSLTGGIHARLHEAYTPFDEGNILPLQVSEISLSMERGKLTLAPVKLQGPDIEGTIGGASDLTAPEQGGIRYQVKMGCQQLSGDMMSDEHQRVNQCPEQSQAAQETPPAQTEEAANAAS comes from the coding sequence ATGAAAAAAGCACTAATCAGTGTCGCGCTTTTGTTGATTGTCATCGCTCTAATTCCAATCAGCATTCTAGTGAGCTTACAAACGCGCTATGCCAGCCAAGTGTTTAATCAGCTCAGTCAGTTCAGCGGGCTTGGTATGCAAGCTGAGTCGGTCCACTATCAGTATCCTGACCATTTTTCGTTTAAGAATGTCTCTTTTACGCATAATGAAATGAGCTACGTTGAACAGTTGGAGATTTGGCTAAGCCCAGAGCTGTATGCCAACGGACGTGTGCAAGTTGCCAGTGTGTTACTGGATGGTTTGAGTCTACAAACGGGTCTTTCTCGCTCGCCAAAAACGTTTATTCCCAGCACCGTTCAGATTCACCAATTGGCCATTTCAAACCTCGATTACGCCGACAACCAGTTGAGTGCGCGCGGTATTAAGTTTCAGGTAAAGCAACCTCAATGGCAACGCAGCGATCAGTTCATTCCTTTCGGTGAGATTCAGTTCTCCGCAGAGCAGCTTTACTGGCAGGGCGAAGCGTTTAACCAGCCTTTGCTCGATATCGATTACAAACCCCAAGACAGCACTCTTTATGGTCTGTCCTTATCTTGGCGTGGCGCGAAAGTCTCAGGACAAGCGGAGCAATACCCGCAAGGTTGGTCATTGGTCAATGTCACCGTTGAAGGTCTCGATTTGTCACAGCAGCAACTCACATCCATTTTGGCGAAGCCATGGGAGAGGTTTGGATCGCAGATTACCCACATCAACAGCTTGGACATCTTGCGCAGTTCACTCGCGTTAGAAGATTACCGCTTGATCAACTTTGAACTGAGCAGTGAAAATTTGACCTTGCCTTTTTCACTTTGGCAGCAGCAACAGGGGCTCATCTCCTTCTCAGCAGAGAGCGTGCAAGATCAGCACAACGTGTGGGTAGAGCCGCGTATCAAACTCACCCTCGATCCCAACACAATCAACGTCGAGGAAGCGTCTGCTCAGTGGCAGCAAGGGAACCTTCTCTTCTCTGGCACGATCAAACCCGATGCGATAGCGCTGGATCAGCTCATGGTCAACAACGTGAAATGGGCGGCAGAGCAACCTGGCGAAGGCGCATGGCTTTGGCAATGGCTTGAAAATGCGTCATACGTGAGCGTAGAACGCTTGAACATCGAGCGCAGTCAGTTTATACAACTGATTCGCCAGCCATACTGGCAGCTCTCTGGTCTCAATATCGATGGGGAAAAATTACGGCTCAAACAAGAGCAACAACTCGGATTGTGGCAAGGCAAGCTGCGGGCTACCGCGGCCAACGCCAGTTATCAAGATATATTGAGCTCCCATCCTCTGGTGGAAATGCACAGCGACGATGGGCTTTGGCAACTTGACCGTCTCTTTGCACCGCTCAAACAGGGTTATATTGAGGCTTATGGTCAATTGCAGCTCAATAGTTTAAGCAAACCATGGCAAGCAACACTTAATGCCGATGGTTTACCCATGGGCTTATTGCTGTCACAGCTGCCGTTGCCTTTTGATCTCAATGCCATCAGCAGTATTGATGTCAGTGCAACGGGGTTGGGTGGCGACTGGGCAATGTTTTCCCATTCACTGACAGGTGGCATTCATGCTCGCCTACACGAAGCCTACACACCATTTGATGAAGGAAACATTCTCCCTCTGCAAGTCTCTGAAATCAGCTTAAGTATGGAGAGAGGCAAACTCACCCTCGCCCCCGTCAAACTGCAAGGGCCCGATATCGAGGGCACGATCGGTGGTGCGAGCGATCTTACTGCGCCGGAACAAGGTGGCATTCGCTATCAGGTGAAAATGGGCTGCCAACAATTGAGTGGCGATATGATGTCAGACGAACATCAACGCGTAAATCAATGCCCAGAGCAAAGCCAAGCGGCACAAGAAACTCCGCCAGCCCAAACAGAAGAGGCCGCAAACGCGGCCTCTTAA
- a CDS encoding bifunctional GNAT family N-acetyltransferase/hotdog fold thioesterase — translation MFKLITPETDNQLNKYFHFRWQMLREPWRMPIGSERDEYDPMSHHRMIVDGRGRPIAIGRLYITPDNEGQIRYMAVKGNRRSKGMGSLVLVALESLARQEGAKRLVCNAREDAISFYQKNGFERRGELTDERGPVRHQQMVKPLDPMANVLRKPEWCTELQDRWEKQIPIADKMGIKINQYTGYQFECCAQLNPNLNPHNTLFAGSAFTLATLTGWGMAWLLLKERGLKGDIVLADSNIRYRHPVDKTPIASTSLDGISGDLDRLASGRKARIVILVTIYSGDVAAVEFTGTYMLLPNYKKQLQQQQA, via the coding sequence ATGTTTAAACTGATCACCCCAGAAACGGACAATCAACTGAACAAGTATTTCCACTTCCGTTGGCAAATGCTGCGTGAGCCTTGGCGCATGCCGATAGGCTCTGAGCGCGATGAATACGATCCGATGAGCCATCATCGCATGATTGTTGATGGCCGAGGTCGTCCGATTGCGATTGGCCGTCTTTACATCACGCCGGACAATGAAGGGCAAATTCGTTATATGGCGGTCAAAGGCAATCGCCGCAGCAAAGGCATGGGTTCATTAGTGCTGGTGGCGTTAGAGTCTCTAGCGCGCCAAGAAGGGGCGAAACGCTTGGTGTGTAACGCGCGCGAAGATGCCATTTCCTTTTATCAAAAGAATGGTTTTGAACGTCGCGGCGAGCTGACCGATGAGCGTGGGCCTGTTCGTCACCAACAAATGGTGAAACCACTAGACCCGATGGCGAATGTGCTGCGTAAACCAGAATGGTGCACCGAGCTGCAAGACCGCTGGGAAAAGCAAATCCCGATCGCCGACAAAATGGGCATCAAAATTAACCAATACACCGGTTATCAATTTGAGTGCTGCGCGCAGCTCAATCCCAATCTCAATCCCCACAACACCTTGTTTGCGGGTTCAGCCTTTACCTTGGCGACACTAACGGGGTGGGGGATGGCGTGGCTGCTACTCAAAGAGCGTGGTTTGAAAGGCGATATCGTGTTGGCAGACAGCAACATTCGTTATCGTCATCCCGTGGATAAGACCCCGATTGCGAGCACTTCGCTCGATGGGATCAGTGGCGATTTAGATCGCCTTGCCAGTGGCCGTAAAGCGCGCATTGTTATCTTGGTGACCATTTACAGTGGCGATGTTGCGGCGGTGGAGTTTACTGGTACGTACATGCTGCTGCCGAACTATAAAAAGCAGTTGCAACAGCAGCAGGCGTAA
- the dtd gene encoding D-aminoacyl-tRNA deacylase, whose translation MIALIQRVSEAAVRVDGEVVGQIDKGLLVLLGVEKDDDEAKAKRLMERVTTYRVFEDSEGKMNLNVQQVDGKVLVVSQFTLPADTKKGTRAGFSRGAHPAEAERLYDYFSDLCQQVLPTERGRFAADMKVSLINDGPVTFWLQV comes from the coding sequence GTGATCGCTTTGATTCAGAGAGTTAGTGAAGCAGCTGTACGCGTCGATGGTGAAGTGGTTGGTCAGATAGACAAGGGACTTTTGGTGTTGCTCGGCGTAGAAAAAGACGACGATGAGGCCAAAGCCAAGCGTTTGATGGAGAGAGTCACGACCTACCGCGTGTTTGAAGACAGCGAAGGCAAAATGAACCTCAATGTGCAGCAAGTGGACGGTAAGGTGTTGGTGGTATCGCAATTTACTTTGCCTGCCGATACCAAAAAAGGCACGCGTGCTGGTTTTTCTCGTGGTGCGCATCCGGCTGAAGCTGAGCGTTTATACGACTATTTCTCCGACTTGTGTCAGCAAGTGCTACCAACGGAGCGTGGACGATTCGCTGCGGATATGAAAGTCTCGTTAATTAACGATGGCCCAGTGACGTTTTGGTTACAGGTATAG
- a CDS encoding DUF2959 domain-containing protein: MPYLITILLTVFALTGCQSAYYSAMEKVGYHKREIMVDRVEDAKESQQEAQQEFTSALQALSSLTQFNGGELEEVYNQINDQYQDSEKAAQEVRDRIAAIEDVSDALFDEWQQELALYTNAKLRRSSEQKLKETKASYQQMLKAMKRAEQKMTPVLNTLRDNTLYLKHNLNASAVGSLQGEFMNLEKEIANAISQMNAAIAESDKFLQKLNQQ, encoded by the coding sequence ATGCCTTATTTAATCACCATACTACTAACGGTTTTTGCCCTGACTGGTTGTCAGTCCGCATACTACTCTGCAATGGAAAAAGTGGGTTACCACAAACGTGAGATCATGGTCGACCGAGTCGAAGACGCCAAAGAATCTCAGCAAGAGGCCCAACAAGAGTTTACCAGCGCCTTACAGGCTTTATCCAGCCTAACCCAATTTAATGGCGGTGAATTGGAGGAGGTGTATAACCAAATCAACGACCAGTACCAAGACAGTGAAAAAGCCGCGCAGGAAGTACGCGATCGCATTGCTGCGATTGAAGATGTCTCGGATGCTTTGTTCGATGAATGGCAACAAGAGCTCGCACTGTACACCAATGCCAAGCTGCGCCGCTCTAGCGAACAAAAGCTCAAGGAGACCAAAGCCTCTTACCAACAGATGCTCAAAGCGATGAAACGAGCAGAGCAAAAAATGACGCCAGTGCTCAACACGCTGCGCGACAATACCTTGTATTTGAAACACAACCTCAACGCCAGCGCCGTTGGTTCGTTGCAAGGCGAGTTCATGAACTTGGAAAAAGAGATCGCCAATGCCATCTCGCAAATGAACGCTGCAATAGCCGAATCCGACAAGTTCTTGCAAAAACTCAACCAGCAGTAA
- a CDS encoding AAA family ATPase — protein MDLVIISGGPGAGKTTLINALSAQGYMTFAEGSRTLIEEQSVRADGILPWTNLPAFAELCLALMSEQKRQASGATVAFFDRAIPDIIGYLKMGRCEVPTALHHASQGYYAKVFVCKPESSIYVQDEVRPHTFAEALQIHQMLVECYRELGYQVVEVPWGSVAERVAFILQHVG, from the coding sequence ATGGATTTGGTGATCATCAGTGGTGGCCCTGGAGCGGGTAAAACCACATTAATTAATGCGCTGTCGGCGCAGGGTTACATGACTTTTGCGGAAGGCTCTCGCACATTGATCGAGGAGCAAAGTGTACGCGCTGACGGCATTCTGCCCTGGACCAATCTTCCCGCTTTCGCTGAGTTGTGTTTGGCGTTGATGAGTGAGCAAAAACGGCAAGCCAGTGGTGCCACCGTCGCGTTTTTCGACCGCGCCATTCCCGATATTATTGGCTACCTCAAAATGGGGCGCTGTGAGGTACCCACCGCGTTGCATCACGCCAGCCAGGGTTATTACGCCAAAGTGTTCGTCTGCAAACCAGAGTCGTCCATTTATGTCCAAGACGAAGTGCGGCCACACACGTTTGCCGAAGCGCTGCAGATTCATCAAATGTTGGTGGAGTGCTACCGTGAGCTAGGCTATCAAGTGGTGGAAGTGCCGTGGGGAAGTGTGGCTGAGCGGGTGGCGTTTATTCTGCAGCATGTAGGGTGA
- the typA gene encoding translational GTPase TypA — protein MTTPQIDKLRNIAIIAHVDHGKTTLVDKLLQQSGTLQSRGDVEERVMDSNDIEKERGITILAKNTAIRWNDYRINIVDTPGHADFGGEVERIMSMVDCVLLIVDAVDGPMPQTRFVTQKAFAHGLKPIVVINKIDRPGARPDWVMDQVFDLFDNLGATDEQLDFKVVYASALNGWASLEEGETGEDMEPLFQTIVDVVDAPNVDLDGPLQMQISQLDYSSYVGVIGVGRVTRGKVKANQQVTIVGADGKTRNGKVGTVLGYMGLERHEVEQATAGDIIAITGLGELKISDTICDVNKPEALPALSVDEPTVTMTFQVNTSPFAGLEGKYVTSRNILERLEKELVHNVALRVEQTEDPDKFRVSGRGELHLSILIENMRREGFELAVSRPEVILKEENGQLMEPFETVTIDVQEEHQGGIMEKIGMRKGELKDMSPDGKGRVRLDFMMPSRGLIGFQTEFMTLTSGSGLLYHTFDHYGPHKGGNIGQRINGVLIANAAGKALTNALFNLQERGRLFIGHGVEVYEGMVIGIHSRDNDLTVNALKGKQLTNVRASGTDDAQVLTPPITMTLEQALEFIDDDELVEVTPENIRIRKKFLTESDRKRASREAK, from the coding sequence ATGACGACTCCACAGATTGATAAATTAAGAAATATCGCGATCATCGCGCACGTTGACCACGGTAAAACAACACTGGTTGATAAATTGCTGCAGCAATCGGGCACTTTACAATCTCGCGGCGATGTAGAAGAGCGAGTCATGGACTCGAACGACATCGAAAAAGAGCGTGGCATTACCATTTTGGCGAAAAACACCGCTATCCGTTGGAATGACTACCGCATCAATATCGTAGATACCCCGGGACACGCGGACTTCGGTGGCGAAGTTGAGCGTATTATGTCGATGGTAGACTGCGTGCTACTTATCGTTGACGCAGTAGATGGTCCAATGCCACAAACGCGTTTTGTAACGCAAAAAGCATTCGCACACGGCCTTAAGCCAATCGTTGTAATCAACAAGATCGACCGTCCAGGTGCGCGTCCTGATTGGGTTATGGACCAAGTGTTTGACCTATTCGACAACCTAGGCGCAACTGATGAACAGCTTGATTTCAAAGTGGTTTATGCTTCAGCACTTAACGGTTGGGCTTCTCTAGAAGAAGGCGAAACTGGCGAAGACATGGAACCACTATTCCAAACGATCGTTGATGTGGTTGATGCGCCAAATGTTGACCTTGACGGCCCACTACAGATGCAAATCTCTCAGCTCGATTACAGCTCATACGTGGGTGTTATCGGTGTTGGTCGTGTGACTCGCGGTAAAGTGAAAGCAAACCAACAAGTGACCATCGTTGGTGCTGATGGCAAAACACGTAACGGTAAAGTGGGCACGGTACTGGGTTACATGGGCCTTGAGCGTCACGAAGTTGAACAAGCAACCGCGGGCGACATCATTGCAATCACTGGTCTTGGCGAGCTAAAAATCTCAGACACCATCTGTGATGTAAATAAGCCAGAAGCGTTGCCAGCATTGTCTGTTGATGAACCAACCGTCACCATGACGTTCCAAGTAAACACCTCTCCGTTTGCGGGTCTTGAAGGTAAATACGTGACTTCACGTAACATCCTTGAGCGTCTTGAGAAGGAACTGGTTCACAACGTAGCACTGCGCGTTGAGCAAACAGAAGATCCAGACAAATTCCGCGTTTCAGGCCGTGGTGAGCTTCACCTATCTATCCTGATCGAGAACATGCGTCGTGAAGGCTTTGAGCTTGCAGTATCGCGTCCAGAAGTAATCCTGAAGGAAGAAAACGGCCAGCTAATGGAACCGTTCGAAACCGTAACCATCGACGTTCAAGAAGAACACCAAGGTGGCATTATGGAGAAGATCGGTATGCGTAAAGGCGAACTGAAAGACATGTCTCCAGATGGTAAAGGCCGTGTTCGTTTGGACTTTATGATGCCATCTCGTGGTCTGATCGGTTTCCAAACGGAGTTCATGACACTGACTTCAGGTTCAGGTCTTCTTTACCATACGTTTGATCACTACGGCCCACACAAAGGCGGTAACATCGGTCAACGTATCAACGGTGTATTGATTGCGAACGCAGCGGGTAAAGCGCTAACCAACGCGCTATTTAACCTGCAAGAGCGTGGTCGTCTCTTCATCGGTCACGGTGTGGAAGTGTACGAAGGTATGGTTATCGGTATTCACAGCCGTGATAACGACCTAACCGTAAACGCACTGAAAGGTAAGCAGCTAACCAACGTTCGTGCTTCTGGTACGGATGACGCACAGGTGCTAACGCCACCAATCACGATGACCCTAGAACAAGCACTAGAGTTCATCGATGACGACGAGCTAGTAGAAGTAACGCCGGAAAACATCCGTATCCGTAAGAAGTTCCTAACGGAAAGCGATCGTAAACGTGCTTCTCGCGAAGCGAAGTAA